Part of the Lucilia cuprina isolate Lc7/37 chromosome 5, ASM2204524v1, whole genome shotgun sequence genome is shown below.
atacatatatcctaTATATTGTATATTCCTTTTTTTGTCTCTAGAATACTCAATTACTAAGTTTACTTATTTATATCTTTCTATATGATTTATCTCTACCTTTGtgatatttaaatgtttttttttattatttattattatctttacatagacattttttaaaatcatttacatTGTCTTATAATACttgcattttttaatttctacttaaagtttcatacattttttcctAATACAGcgcaaataaatttataattaataaacaaatattaaataagattttaaattacCTTTTTGCTGAAACCAAATgcttaaagggaaattttaaaattcattcctAAAAACATTCAGActgttaaatgtttgttttcgaAACAAGTTTTTATTCATCAGTACTTTAAGTATTGAGTTTATTTCTTTGGcatttaattccttttttaatCATGAACATAACATTCCCTCATAATATTTCAtgtgttatttgttgttataggTTAATTTAAATGtggctttttttgttaataaagagAGAAAAATACAGACACATCGAATATGTATGtcacttaatttaatttacaaaatttctattctattttattgtgtttattatcatacaaataataaaatttatacttatttaaggaaaatatttcaaattccaAATCaactataaaactaaaaactcaaTACATTCCTCTTTTTGTTActcgaaaatataaatttatcataGTATCTCATGCATATGTATACatcaatacatatttataaatattatacatttaataatattgcaatattataaaaaaaataccatttgATATTATAGTCATATGCATATTGATCATATCgcaaacatttattaataaacataatCCATGCCAATCATacataacaaataaaacataaatattttaatattcgaTACTACATACATCCATAAATTATTCCTTATATTAActtcaataattataaaaacttatttattcctacatatgtatgtaaaacatTTGCAACATTAAACCacctaaagaaaattaaacataaaacaaaaactaaaccgTAAAGAACCCACTACTTGTTAcctaaattttcataatattcgTGTGTATAAAACAATTGCAATAGCTTCTaagatctttaaaatattttggcttgtgtttcttttttgtttttttttttttagataacgAAATCACAATATAATAAACAGTTGGATCAAATTTAGTaacaatatgatttttatatagaatttatttaaatagtagcatcaatatatttaaatttaaataaataaattaggaaaattttgaatattacaTTTATAGTTATAATTGGTTTCATacaaatgcatacatacatacgttttaTTGATTTGAAGGCACTTAATCCAGCAACaaagaaaagtaaattatttattaaatccaCAAGTACTTAttgtttaaaagatatatatttgtcattgtttattttatttaataagtcaataatattacaatacatatatatacaacatacatataaataaattaaattacataaatacaaaagaaCAATAAAGTTTGATATTGATTATCGcggtatgtatttttatttatgcctCTAATTTGTTTTCTGTTTGAAAAGTGGAAAGTGTTTGAAACGaatatatttggttttaaaagtgtttttataatcgagctaataataaaatgaaatatccAAAATATCCAATTATTGTCGGCATTGGTTTTTAAAACCAGCAAAAAATACATTGGtttcatgaaaaattatgtttttggcTTTTTACTCGATAATGAATTGTCTTATAGAcaagattttattaaatctgATCATGATATTTGAACCTTTCAAATCCAAATCCGACAATTATTGGCATCAATGACAATGATGAAtacgtttaaaatttgttaagctTCGTATCGACAGACCgtaactttgttttatttgaggacaatttgttaaattttaaaatatcgaatctaaaagttttgaaaaaaaatttcctctAAAAACTACTACACCATTTTCAACAGTAATTCAGAAAAACTCAATTGTAAATGAgattttccatttgaaatttagaaaattctaattgaaaatgggatttttcatttaacatttagaaaaggttaaattgaaaatgagaattttcatttataatttagaaaatattaattgaaatttagatattccatttgaaattcagaaaagaacagtttaaaatgagttttttaatttgaaatttggaatacaataattgaaaatgagatttttcatttgaaattcagaaaattccaattgaaaatgagattgatttgaaatttaaaaaaaaaatctattgaaaataaaatttcacatttaaaatccaaaaaatcgtatgtgtttattttattcaaacttaagttaaaattaattgtaatgaaaaatctcattttcaattgaatttttctaaatttcaaatgaaaaatctcattttcaacTGTTGTATtccgaatttcaaataaaaaatgttattttcaattgatattttctcaatttaaattgaaaattctcattctaaatttcaaatgaGAAATCccattttctaaatttcaaaagtaaaatctgaattttaaattatattttctgaattgaaatgaaaagttctcattttcaattgaaaaaggtGTAGTTCTAGAACTAGTGAAAACAGAATCACTGCAGATTCTTTAACAACagccttggaactagtagtgtcgccattacttctggaacccgttctttagaatattgttgtggttcttaaatatTGCTAAATAGTTTTCTTAGGAACTAGTTCTTGAaaactagttatacattgctaacacactagttcaatggaacgcatacTAGTTCGGAAATAACTTAATGGAATCAATGGAACCGAGAGAAGGGAATGTTAGCAGTTtgaaccagttccgaaggtgacaactcgaatttttagttaaaagaaatgtttttctattcaaaatattaaaaaacatccaTACTTACTTTCGttcatttgttaaaataactttataagcaaacattaatttatttttatataatcatcacttttatttttaattctgaaaaaatatttaagtattagACTACCTCACGGCAGTcaataataatcaataaaacGTAATAGAGTCATAAGacaaaatataactaaaaataaaattaatatattaagaaCATACGTGATATATTTTTGTACCTGACGTTTGGAATATCTCTTTCATTCCTCCACTCTTCCGATCACAATGGTATATAAGATGGCAAAACACCCAATTTTGGACGTGTTTTTAGACAACTTTCAACATTTTCTTCAAAACACTCTCTTGCTACATCCATATCAGTGTCGTTGTCTTCATTCTGTTTATTACTTTCATTTGTATCTTTAGTTGTTTTATCACACGGCTCTATGAAGTAACGATTGCTAGATGGATTTTCTACAACTTCTGACGAACTGCTTGCTGTGGACAATTGTGTATTTGAATGTGTTACGTCTTTAGTTTGgaatttaaatgatttcttttctattttggaTTCTTTTCGCCGTTTGGCATTACAATAAATACAGTTTTTGGTGTTGCATACATTGTTTCGTTCAACTTCAGGACAAACAAATTCATGGCGTTTATTACACTTTTTtcacaattgtttttttaattaaagaagaGAAATAGAAACAATTAACCTTTAGTTTTATCTTAAataacttgtttttaaaaagtaagaATAGCACAGACAATAAACATACCTTATCAGCCAATTGGCAAAAACCTCTTAGAAAATCTATGCAAAGTTCAGCTTTGttgcttaattttttatgcAGATAGGGACAATCATTTCGAACACATACTCCTTgaaggaaaaacttacatactGGCATTTTTGATAACGATACATTATGGGACAATAAACAGCTTGTATTAAGACATTCACCACGTAGAAATCTGAATggataaattttagtttttgtaaaaaagtatttaaaaacaacGAAAAAACTCACTTGCTGCAGATAGCAACTTGCAACTTATTATGAACTTTAAAACATTTCCCTCTTTCGAATGCTGCACATTTGCCAATACGCTGGAAGATGGGACACGGTATATTAGTTTTAACCAAACGTTTCGTTAGCATTTGCAGACTCTTTTGTTTGGCATTGTGAACGTAAGCACGAGATAAATGATTTGTTGTACGAATCAGAACGTTTTTAGCCGAATTAATGGATATATAGGTATAGCCGCCAATATCAATTCGTTTACAAGTTGGTGTTTGGGATGATTGATTATTATTAGGCGTAATATTGGTGGGAGCATTATCAGTTTTTGTTACTctagttaatttaaatttattagcgTCCATTACATATTTAGTTCCTCTTACGAATATAGTTAGACCTTGATTTGGTTTTATATTATCGTTAGATGTTTTTGCACTGGATAAAATAGTATTACATGATTTCAATAAGGTATTAGACGGTCTAATTGTACCCATGTCCTTCAACTTTAAAGAGTTTTGTGTAGATTTATAAAGCAGACCATTAATGTTAAGCACTTGCAACTTTTTATTTGTGTTCTTATTAATTGTTAATGATTTCCTAGTTAATGTATTAGAAATTTGGCTTATAGAAGTTCTTCTCAGTGCAAAGCGACCTACAAAGGATGTACGTTTAATTTTTGGTGTGGGCGGAAGTATGGATTTCTTCCGAATATCGCGATTATCcaacttgtattttgttatccTTGTATTAGTCTCATCGCAGCACTTTGGTTCAGTTTTATTAAACGCTACTGGTACAGGAGACacttttctaattaatttacGCTTGCTTAATACTAACAATGGCGGCAGCGGAATAGTAGGTTTCGATAGCTTTGGAGGCTGACATTCCTTTTTGATCAAAGGTTCCCTTATTAAACGATTTTTAGACTTGCAAATAATCTTACGACTTTCAGATATTGGGTTCTTTTCACTTAATGATTTTATTGCTGATTGAGTCGTCAGGAAGTTACTTGAATCATTTTGTGCTGGTAGGTTTTTACACTTGTTGGCATCTTGCACTTCTTGCTGCTGCAACTGTTGTGGGAGTAGTTGCATTTGTTGGCGCtcttgaattttttgtaaaaatgctgGATTCATGTGAATTGTCTGCCTATACTTTTGAGCTTCCAAGAATAAAGGATTTATATGTGCATTTTTGGGAATTACAGATTGTGTTTGCAATGAGACACCATTATCTGGTGTAGGcagttttcctttaaaattaggattaatatatattgttttatttgtattacaaAATGGCAGCATcacgattttttaattttaaacaaatgaaaacaatattccaagtctttttttttagaaaaatcacaaaaaaaatatcactAAACTCGAAATCACAAAttgacaaattaaaattattacatatgATATATAATACTGAAGTTGGCTGTAGTTGATAAAAAAGAAGTGATGCCAGATTATATATGCTTGATTAGGAAGAAAGTCGAAGCTTCAActtttacaaattaatatgACTTTCAAAGTCAATGGAGTAGAGTTTCTATATCGTATTTGTTAAGAAAGGTCtaagatttattataataaagatAAGGACCCTGCGACCTGAAGCCTATGCCGAATATGTGGATATAgatcaaaattattataatataaatcatttaaaagatCTAGTTTTGTTCGTAAGATTTAGTTTCAAAAATTCACTTTGGTGCTacattttcctatttttttctAAGGTTATGTGCAAAGTGTATTAATACACTTTGGTTTtgtgttaacaaaaaatatacatcacaaagtataaattacattaattataccaatttaaaatggaaataaTTGCAATATTCTAAACTTAACAAGAGAAAAATTCTTATTGGACATAAATGTCATTctatttatttgaattgttcGTTTGCTTTGTCTATTTTTTGCAATTGTCATCTTTGACACTCGGACGTGGCAACACTGTCGCCTTGTTCGTCATtcatttctcttttcttttgtaattttgatCAAGTtgaaaaatcgtttaaattattttaataccaTGTAAAACagcgtaaaattttttattattcttaataaaaaattagcaaGTGTAAATcttatcaaataaatattttaatttttaatccctaaaataaaaaattaaatacattttaacaaaCGATTGGCAGCGGCGAcagctaaacaaaaaaaagaagaaaatcgcAGAAAAGAAAATAGGTGCAgacaagaaatttaaaaaaccaAACCAAGTAAGTACAaggatttaaacaaaatataaatttaataattgtttagtAGTAATGAGAAACcccaaaaaatattaagaacaaaaaatggAGGTTATTAAACTCGATTTTAGCAAAAGACGcaaaaaaatcgtattttaCGAATGAGAAACAATGTGATttattgaaatagaaaaaatgaaGTCAAGTCgcgtacatacatatagacaTACAAATACTTACGTACAATGAATGCAGGCAAACAGGCGGCGCCACTGTGTCCACACAAAAAATGCAATGATTGCAGTggcaaaaaacgaaaaaaaaaaataaacgaaaccaATAAAAGAAATGAAGTTTTTTCATTTATGCTTCGTTGGGTTTGACATaatgaaaaaatagaaaaacgaaATATGTAGCAAATTTTTTGATTGTTACTcctttccaaaaaataaataatctttTTATTCGATCTAGTCATGGAAAGTCCTTGCGAATCCGAAAGTTCATTGGATGGTGGTACCATGTTGCCCCCAAGTCCCGTATCTAGGGAACAATTACAAAAACGCATAGAATCCTTGACCCAACAAAACAAGTGAGTATTCCACACTAGTCTTTCCACCAAagctaattaattattattaataactttttaagaGTTCTGAAAGCCGAATTGGATACTATGAAAATCAAATGTAAAGTTGTTCAAGAAGAAAATCGCACG
Proteins encoded:
- the LOC111686771 gene encoding zinc finger CCCH domain-containing protein 3 — encoded protein: MLPFCNTNKTIYINPNFKGKLPTPDNGVSLQTQSVIPKNAHINPLFLEAQKYRQTIHMNPAFLQKIQERQQMQLLPQQLQQQEVQDANKCKNLPAQNDSSNFLTTQSAIKSLSEKNPISESRKIICKSKNRLIREPLIKKECQPPKLSKPTIPLPPLLVLSKRKLIRKVSPVPVAFNKTEPKCCDETNTRITKYKLDNRDIRKKSILPPTPKIKRTSFVGRFALRRTSISQISNTLTRKSLTINKNTNKKLQVLNINGLLYKSTQNSLKLKDMGTIRPSNTLLKSCNTILSSAKTSNDNIKPNQGLTIFVRGTKYVMDANKFKLTRVTKTDNAPTNITPNNNQSSQTPTCKRIDIGGYTYISINSAKNVLIRTTNHLSRAYVHNAKQKSLQMLTKRLVKTNIPCPIFQRIGKCAAFERGKCFKVHNKLQVAICSKFLRGECLNTSCLLSHNVSLSKMPVCKFFLQGVCVRNDCPYLHKKLSNKAELCIDFLRGFCQLADKCNKRHEFVCPEVERNNVCNTKNCIYCNAKRRKESKIEKKSFKFQTKDVTHSNTQLSTASSSSEVVENPSSNRYFIEPCDKTTKDTNESNKQNEDNDTDMDVARECFEENVESCLKTRPKLGVLPSYIPL